A DNA window from Mesorhizobium sp. C432A contains the following coding sequences:
- a CDS encoding cyclophilin-like fold protein produces the protein MTIERAPLSRRTLLGVALAVAALPRTAASQESQSPVSQEPTEMKIRMVFNGRIMTATLYDNPSARDFFSMLPLELEIDDYAHNEKIAYLTRKLTEEGSGPFADEQPYDLCYFMPWGNLAMFYADYRHPGLIRLGRFDEGEQALHIRGKFPLRIERI, from the coding sequence ATGACGATCGAACGTGCGCCGCTCAGCCGCCGGACATTGCTCGGCGTCGCGCTCGCGGTGGCGGCCCTGCCTCGCACAGCCGCCAGCCAGGAAAGCCAATCTCCCGTCAGCCAGGAGCCCACCGAAATGAAGATCAGGATGGTTTTCAACGGCCGCATCATGACCGCCACGCTCTACGACAATCCCTCGGCGCGCGACTTCTTCTCCATGCTGCCGCTCGAGCTCGAGATCGATGACTACGCCCATAACGAGAAGATCGCCTATCTGACACGCAAGCTGACCGAGGAGGGAAGCGGCCCGTTCGCCGACGAGCAGCCCTATGACCTGTGCTATTTCATGCCCTGGGGCAACCTGGCCATGTTCTACGCCGACTACCGCCATCCCGGGCTGATCAGGCTTGGCCGCTTCGACGAGGGCGAGCAGGCCCTGCACATTCGGGGCAAATTCCCGCTTCGCATCGAACGCATTTGA
- a CDS encoding cupin domain-containing protein produces MDILRAGTRPSGKGPSDWFTGTVRIDPLFNPFDAERVQGAQVTFEPGARTAWHTHPLGQTLIVVSGLGRVQREGGPVEEIHPGDVVWFAPGEKHWHGASPQTAMTHIALQEVKDGKVVDWLEHVSDADYGT; encoded by the coding sequence ATGGACATTCTTCGCGCCGGCACCAGGCCTTCCGGCAAGGGACCATCTGACTGGTTCACCGGAACGGTGCGGATCGATCCGCTCTTCAATCCCTTCGACGCCGAGCGGGTTCAAGGCGCACAGGTGACCTTCGAGCCCGGCGCCCGCACCGCCTGGCACACGCATCCGCTCGGCCAGACGCTGATCGTCGTCTCCGGCCTGGGCCGCGTGCAGCGCGAAGGTGGCCCGGTCGAGGAAATCCATCCGGGCGATGTCGTCTGGTTCGCGCCCGGCGAAAAGCACTGGCACGGCGCGTCGCCTCAGACCGCCATGACCCACATCGCCCTCCAGGAGGTCAAGGACGGCAAGGTCGTGGACTGGCTGGAACATGTCAGCGACGCCGACTACGGCACCTGA